The Cylindrospermum stagnale PCC 7417 genome segment GCGTCATTCTATGGGGGATGTGACGACAGAAAACCCGCCAGAAGGCTTATCTTATTAGTGCTTCAGCTTATCAAGACCTTTTAGATTTAGCAACTCTAAATCACGCTTTCCTCACAATTACTGCGGCTTATATCTGCCAAAAACTCCTGATTTCTGATTTTTGGACAAGTTAATAGCTATTGAGTAATTATACTTAATAAAATCTGGAAATAGCAGATGAAACTCTGCCCTTTGTAGAAAATTCCCATTGAAGTTCTCGGATTTTCTGCAAAAACCTTTGCTGACAAGAAAGATAAATTGCGCTAGCGATCTAAAATAACACTGTGAATTGATAAATACAAAACAAATAACTTCAGTTTATGGTGCGTCAACGCTCTATTTTGTCACTGCTTCTAGTATTATTGACAACATTTCTGATCAGTTGTGGCAGTCCTAGCGCCGCAGTTGCACCTCCCACCTACACAGCGGCTCAATTAGAGCAAATTCAGGAATACATTCCTGAAATTCAGGCTGTGCGCGATCGCTCAAAAGAACTGGAAAACCTGATTCAAAAGAATCAATGGATTAAGGTGGGTAATTTTATCCACGGACCCATAACCGAAGCAAGGTTGACCATGACCTATGTCATCCCCAGCCTGTTACCCAAAGACCAAACCACAGCGCGTCAGATAACGCGGGATTTCTTGAACCACCTGGTTAAAATCGATCAAGCAGCTACTGCCGGCAATACTCAACTGGCCTTGAGTAGCTACCAAGATGCTTATGCAGACATTGACAAATTTCTGCAACTGCTGCCTAAAACTAGCAGTTAACAGTCCTTCCTTCCTTGCTGAGTGAAAAATGATGGAGTGATAGGGTGATAGAGTGAACAGTTCACTCCTCACTCCTCACTCCTAAAAAAAGCCCATGAATGTAGTTATCATTGGTTGTGGTGTAATTGGCGCAGCGATCGCATACAATCTCAGCCAAGTTCAAGGATTCAAGATCACAGTTTTCGACCAACAACCACCAGCAAAAGCTTCCACAGGCGCTGCACTAGGCGTTTTGATGGGCGTAATCAGCCAGAAAATCAAGGGTAAAGCTTGGCAGATGCGCCAGACTAGCATCCAACGCTATGAAACCCTGATTCCCGAACTAGAAGCTTTAACCGGTCGGCAAATCCCTTTCAATCGCCAAGGAATCCTCATGCTTTTGCCTGAAAATTCAGACCCCTCCTTGCCCTTAGAAAGTGGGGTTGGGGGGATCTCCCCATGGGAAAAGCTGCGGGAAATTCGTCAATCTCAAGGTTGGCAGTTGGAAATTTGGGATATTGCCAAACTCAAAAATATTTGTCCTCAAGTCAATCACGCCAAAATTACTGGCGCTGTCTATTCTCCTCAAGACCGCCAACTTGATCCTACAGCCCTAACATTAGCTTTAGTGGAGGCTGCCCAACACAATGGCGTAACTTTCAAATTCGGCGTGACTGTATTGGATGCCCAAACCCCGGAAATTTCCCCTCAACTTCAAACTATTGAGACTACAGAGGGAAAAGTTACCGCAGACTGGTTTATAGTCGCTGCCGGGCTAGGTTCAACGCCACTGACGGCCAAATTAAATTATAAAGTTGATATTCGCCCTGTTTTGGGGCAAGCGTTACACCTCAGCTTAGGGCATCCATTAGGAAATTCTGACTTTCAACCAGCGATTACTGGTAACGATGTCCATATTGTGCCTGTGGGCGGCGGTGATTACTGGGTGGGTGCAACGGTGGAGTTTCCCAGTAATGGGGATGAGATATTGCCAGATAGTGAATTACTGGAATCTGTCAAACAACAAGCGATCGCCTTTTGCCCAGAATTAGCCCAAGCAACCATTATCCGCACTTGGTCAGGATTACGTCCCCGCCCCGAAGGACGCCCCGCCCCAGTAATTGGTAAGCTACCAGGGTTTAATAATGTTCTCCTAGCTACTGCACACTATCGCAACGGTGTTTTACTCGCACCTGCAACAGCCGATGCCATTCGTGAATTATTGCAAGATAGTTCTTCCTTATCAACTTCAGCATAACAAATCTAAAACCAAAAGTCAACACCCTAAACCCATATAATTGCAAATTTCAGCAATTCAAAAAACGATGTGCGGTACCATTATTCTTCTCATTCTTCTGCTACCTATTTATAGGATGATGAAGGAAAATTCAGTATTACGCCATTGGTGCGAGGCTGTTACATTCCCAAATAGGAAACATAGCGTGTCAATTAAAGAACAAAAAATAACCGTAGATTCACTAGAATGGTTTTATCGCGAAGCTCCAGCAATTGGTCAAACAGACTTGCTGCCTGTGTTACTACTACACGGTATAGTTTCGCAAAGTTATAGCTGGAGAAATATTCTCCCAAGTTTAGCAGCACAAGGAACAAGAGCGATCGCACCCGATTGGATTGGTTATGGTTTTTCTGCACAACCAGAAAAACGCGATTTTGCTTATACCCCCGATGCATTTATCACAGCATTAGCCGGATTTGTCAAAGCAGTAGAACTAGAACGTTTTTCCTTAGTTGTGCAAGGATATTTAGGTTCCGTAGGGTTACAATATGCCTTGCGTCACCCCGAACAAATAGCCAACATAGCGATTTTAAATACACCAATTACCACCAGTGCCAAATTACCCTGGAAAATCCAACAACTGGGGTTACCTTTAGCAGGTGAAGTCATGACTCAAGACCCCCTATTAGTAGACAGAACATTAGAAGGTGGTACTCGTTACCGCATAGAAGATAAAGATTTAGATATTTATCGCAAACCATATTTGAAAAGTTCAGCATCAGGACGCGGCTTGTTAGCAACCGTTCGCAATTTGCAACTTTTTCCAGCAATGACAGAAATTGAAACTGGCTTTAAACAATGGCAACAACCAATTCTGATTCAATGGGGAATGATTGACCCTTGGTTATCTGTAGATATAGCCGAAAAATTTGCCAAAAATGCACCAAATGCCGAATTAATAAAACTTAATAACGTCGGGCATTACCCCCAAGAACACTACCACGAAACAATTCTACAAGACCTTTTGCCCTTTGTGCGTCGCGCTGAATCTAGTTGAGTTGGTAGATAAATTAACAAGACACTGCATACTTTTTATGAAAATAACAACTATCGCAGAAATAATGATCAAAGCCGACATAGAAGATGTGTTTGACAGTTCAACGGACGATCAAAATTTACCTAGATATTTCACTGGTTATAAATTAATTCCGGCAATTGTCAGTGCTAGAACCACAGATAGTTTACCTCTTCATCAAGGGAGCAAAAGAATTATTACTAATAGGGATGGTTCAGAAATTGTAGAATTAATTACTGCCCTAAAACGACCAGCAATTCAAGAGTACAAATTAATTCAGGGGTTTAAACCTCCTTTTTCTTTGTTAGTAGATTCTGCTGCTGGAAGATGGTTATATACAAGTGGAGATTCAGGCACAAGAATTGTCTGGAATTTTGAATTTAAAATGAAAAATTATCTAGCATACTTGTTTTTCCTTGTAGCAGTAAAAATGGCATTCCAAAAAGCTCAGGTAATTTGTTTAGAGAATCTCAAAAGCTTCCTTGAAAGTCCAAAAGCTGATGAGCAAGTTTTTCCCAGCTAGATGATTTTAGATATTTTGTCAAAATTGCGGCTATTTAAACTCGGTAATTACTTAAAATGTCAGCAATAATGATGACGGCAATTCACACTTCTTAATCTATCTGGGGTGTTGTGGTCAATTGCCAGATCAGGTTTTGCTTTAACCTGATAATGGGAGTAGTAACAGCACTCTACAACAAATTGACAAAGGCAGGTTACGATTCATGGCTTATTCCTGGTTTAAAGCATTTCACATTGTTGGCTTTGTAGTTTGGTTCGCTGGGTTATTTTATTTAGTGCGTCTGTTTATCTACCATGTAGAGGCTAACCAAGAACCGGAACCCGCAAGAACGATACTGAAAAACCAGTATCAGATTATGGAAAAGCGGCTTTACGGCATCATTACCAACCCAGGAATGTATGTCACTATTGCAATGGCGCTGGGCATCATCTCCACAGAACCGGATATTTTAAAAGAACCCTGGCTACATTTCAAACTATTGTTTGTTGCCGTTTTAATTGGTTATCATCATTACTGCGCTCGTCTGATGAAGCAGTTAGCAGCAGATGAATGCCGCTGGAGTGGTCAACATTTGCGTGCTCTAAATGAAGCGCCTACACTGATGTTAGTGGTGATTGTGATGTTGGCTGTGTTTAAGAATAACTTGCCTACAGACCTCACCGCATGGTTAATTTTTGGTTTAGTTGTTTTTATGGCTGTCAGCATTCAGCTTTATGCCAAAATCCGCAGACGCAACAAAGAAAAGCAGTTAGAACAATTAAATCAAGTTCCCCAAGCCTAAAGTTAGAGGAGATTTTAGCGATACACTATACGCGGTAGGGGCACAGCATTGCTCATGAGTGTCAACTTAAGGTGAAACCCTTGTAATGGCGTTATATCAAACTTATTCAATTACCAACCAATCCAGAAGAACCCCACCCCGGTTTTGCTGGCGCAAAACCTCCCCTCCCCTCATAAGGGGAGGGGATTGAGGGGAGAGGTCAAACGGCTGTGGGACAACGGTTAAAGCTTAAGTTGACACCAATGAGCATTGCTGTGCCCCTACGAATGGTCTATAGTTACACATAATTAGACTGTAGCGTAATACCTCGTTCCCAGTCTCCGGCTGGGAATGCCAATTAAGAGGCTCTGCCTCCTGTCAACTGGGCACAGCCGCTTTACCTACATTTTCTGGTAGAATATGGAAATGAGATGCTGCTAAGTAGATTGACTTTTGCGATATCGCTTGATTCCGCTTTGGTTTATTCGCAATGACTGTAATTAATTTTGTTTGACTGCTTAATAGAGAAAAAAAGCGGCAGAAATGTTAGGATTGGAGGCGGAGCCTCTAAGGAGCATTCCCAGTCGGAGACTGGGAACGAGATATATTAATATAGTATTGTTATTGCACCCATTCTCGGCTGAAAAAAAATTATCGCGCGTAGCGCGAGAAGAAGGGAAAAGAATTAAGAAGGGTAGAGGGCAAAAGAGCAAGAGTATAAAGGGCTACAAAATCCTCGCGGGGGAAAAACAAACCACCCGAAAACCGAAGTTGTAGTACCTATTGTCCGGCGCGTTCCTGCCACGAGCCGCAGAACGGCAGACCCTCGGATTGAAGTCCCACGAACCACCGCGCAGCAGCCGACGATTATCATTCTCACCTTGCCAAGCGCTACCGTCTGTTGGCGAATTTATATAATTTTCGTGCCACCCACCTTGGCACCATTCCCATATATTACCATGCATATCGTATAAACCGAAAGCATTTGCTGGGAAAATTCCCAAATCAGTTGTTTCTTCACGATACACGCCCTTGGCACTGGATTTGTATGTGTAGTTCCCGTTGTAATTGGCTAGATTTGTGGTGATTGTGTCACCAAAATAAAAGGGGGTAGCAGTTCCGGCTCTACAGGCATATTCCCATTCGGCTTCGCTAGGCAAGCGATATATTTTACCTGTATGCTTTTTCAATCTAGCACAAAATTCCTGGGCATCATGCCATGATACTTGCTCAACTGGTCGGTTAGCACCTTTGAAGTTAGATGGGTTGGAGTCTAAATCAATTTTTACTTTTGGTAAAGCTGCTACCCTTTCCCACTGTGCTTGAGTAACAGGATATTTCCCCATGAAAAAGGGTTGAATAGTAACTCGATGTTGGGGACTTTGAGAAACATGGTATCCTTCCTCATTTTCTGGTGAACCCATCAAAAAATTTCCCCCAGGGATAGAAATCATGTCTAAAGTGACATTGTTTCCTAAATATTCAGTAAAATATTTGGCTTGGCAATTTTCTCTTTTTACTTCTCGACCTTCAGCATTTACAGTCACCACCTCAAACTGAAAAATTTGTAATTTGTTTTCCTGAGTTGGTGGGGTTTCAGGCTGTACAGACCTACCTCCTACAGGCGATTTTACAGGTTCAGGTTGAGGAAATGAAGAAGAAATTCCTTGTCGCTGAGAAATTCTCGAAAATGCTTCAATTACCTGCCAATCAGAACCTCTAGCAGCTACATTCACTCGCATCCATAGCTGTTTGGCTAATTCCCAATTTCCTTGTGATTCCGCTTGAAAAGCATCATTTTTAAGTTGAAGAATATCCGTTAAAGTGGCGTGCTGCGGTAATAAAATTAAGTGTAACTTGGTGGCAGGTTCAGCTACAGCATAAGGATTCTGCTGTATTTTCCCGTGCTGTTGATTAATAGCAGGAACTCGCCATTTTAAATATTCCTGCAACCTTTCGACCGTTGCACAGTTCCCTTCACCATTGATTCTTAACCCTTCTAACAAAGCGTAGGTAAAAGAACCATGTTGTAATTGCTCAATTTCCCAAGACTTTTGCTGAGAACTGCAAGAATAAAAGGTAATTACTCCTTGATGCTCTCCGCCAATACCTACACCGCTTCTACTTCCTTCGTTTCGACAGGCATCTAAAAATAATACTACATTATCAGCACCACAGCGGCGTAATCGTTGGGTGACAAAATCCACAGAGATAGCGGTATGCTCTGGATCACCGGGGTCGCTATCCGATAGCATTAAGTAGTCGCAGTCTGCATGACGCTGGCCATGACCGGCAAAGAAAAACCACAGGTTATCCCCTGGTTGTAACAGCGGTTCGTCAAATTGCGCTCTTAAAAAACGCCGCAAGTGTCCAAAGGTTGGTTGAGTTTCAATAGACGCAGGTGTGGCTGGAATGGGTGGGGAATCTTCTGTAAACAGGAAAACCTCATCAAACCTTCCTTCCTTGCTAAACCAATCACCCATTCCCTCAGCATCGCCCTTGGCGTATTCTAGGGGCTTAAGGTTGCTATATTTATTTATCCCAATTGCGATCGCCCAATTAGCCATTACTCCAGCCTAAACCCGATTTTTCCCCGTTTGCGGTGAAAATTGACGTATTACTTTTATCATAGTAATGTCTTGCCTTGTAAATATTCAGGACTTACGCAACTGGCATGGCTTTGTAGGGTGCGTCAGACTCGATAATTCGGTAACAATCAGCAGATTTTTAACATCTGACGCACCCTACAAGAATCTTTGAGTGTGAAGCTTGGGTAAGCCCTAATAGTAATACGCAGTTTAAGCAATAAAAATAAATCTGATGTCAGAAGAAATTTCTACCCCAAAAACAATCTGGATTGTTACAGAAGAAGTAGCTGAAACCTCAACTACTACTAGGGAAATATCAACGATTACTGGTGATAGAGGCGGTGTTGATAGAGGGGGAATCATCGGACGTAGAACGGCTGAAGAAGAAATAATTATTACTAAAGAAAAAGACAAAGTAGTAATTACCAGGCGCAAGGCTTTAGAGGTAAATCAACTCAAGCTGCAAATGAAGGGATTTCTGCAAGCAATGCGAGAAATGCTAGATGAAGCTGACGAACCTGATTCTAAAATTCAGCTTGATGAAGTGGAAGTAGCAGTAGAAATCAACGGCGAAGGACAATTTAGCTTACTGGGAGTTGGTGGTAAAGCGGGCGGTAAAGGAAGCATGACTTTTAAATTCAAGCGCAAATAAACCCAGCCAAAAATGTGGCTTTATTCAAAAAAAATTATTTTCTGATGGCGCAGAATTTGCCGATATTGCTTAATAAATCTACTGTAATCCTTAATTGACAAGGCTTTTGCTGTTGAGGGTGGTCTCATTTTTTTAATAAAACCCCCCTTGTCGGGTAATGACATGGGGGGACTTGGAGCTAAAGTCCGGTAGGGTAATCGGGCTACTTAATATTTAATATTTATCGCGGTTGTCTCAAGTCCTCCTTTAGACAGATAAATTTCTGATCAGAATTTTCATTTGGTATATTTTAAAAAAATCCCCCGTTGTCAAATATCAACGAGGGGATTTGCAGTTAAATTTCGTCAGGTGATCGGAATATTTAATTATTTAATCTTGATAGCGGTTGTCTCAAGTCCTCCGTTAGATAGAGAAATACCTCATCAGTATGTTCATGGTTGTATTTTCTAATACGTACAGTGAATATCGCTCAGAAATAGAGCAGAAATTCAAGGTTGAAAATTCAAAATCTCCAGGCGCAAGACAAAATTGGGGTAAGTCGGTAGGTGTAAATATTTGTCGTTGGGATGAGGCGCTCATGAACTCTTGGTTTGAGAATCCTTCAAATTTCTTTACACAGTTATCTTTAATTTATGCATTTTTACTTATCTAAATATTTGTGGTGTTCTAGTGTAAATAAGTATTAAATAAAATGTATATTAATCATCTGCACTTTTCGAGAAAAACAATTCATTAATCCGAGAGTCCAGGTCTATCGAAGTTGGAACCACAAAATTTCTTCCTAAAGTTAGATAGAAACTTGGTATTTAAACCACTACTTTTAGCCTATGGGCGTTCTCACATCCAAGACCAACCTTATTGGTGTTTGACAGAAAGTGCCCTTGTGGATGTTGGCTCAATACTTGAGTGACGCAGATCACAACATTTAGTTAATGCTAGTCACCAAATAAAGTGTCTTAGCTCACGATTAAATGGTAATCTACGTCAGCTTTTTGGGTGTGAAAGCTCATATCATCTTGGGACTTGACTCAGTATGGTGGCAGACTATCAATGATATGAGGTAGCGGGCAAGCTCGACCTAGACGAAATGCTTACCCAATCTAGCAACGGCAATAAAGTTATTTTTAGATTTGCATAATTTATGAAAAAAGTCCTGATAAATATTTAGGTAGCATTGCTTGGCTTGTGACCCAGGGACAGATTTTATCAAAACTTTATTTGGGGAAGGATAGATTTAATTTTAGGGAACGGCTAAGAACAGGCTTGATTCTCCCTTAACAACTGCTTTTCCTAGTGTGACAAAGTTTACTGCAACTTTATGTATATAAGGTTATATTTAATTTCAGGGAATACCTAATAACCGTCTTGATACTCTATTAATTAACAACTAATTTTCCTAGGAGGTATTTATAATGCAAACCGCAGTCGAAACCCAGCAACCTATCTTACAAGTTGGTTTTGCTGGGCTTGCAGTCAAAGAGTTACAAAAGCTTTTACTACAAAGAGTCAGTGATATTGAAGGTCTAAAGGTTGATGGCATATTTGGCGAAATAACTAAACTTGCTGTTCAAGTTTTTCAGTATCGGGTTTTCCTCAAGAATGATGGCATTGTTGAGCAAAATACTTGGCAAGCGCTCTACACTGGTCAACGCCAAGATTTACCCGAATTAAGTCGTGGTAGTTACGGTAGTGAGGTTGCCAGGGTTCAAAAACTTCTCAAATTGAGTCAAGTTGCTCAACAAGAGTTGGGCGTGAGAGGTTACTATTTTGGGGCAGTCGATAGCAACTTCGGTGCCAAAACTGAAGTGGCTGTCAAAATCTTCCAACAGGAGCAAAAACTTGTGGTAAATGGGGTAATTGGCCCTGAAACCTGGAAAGCTTTGATGGAACTTGCTGTCAGAGTTCAGCCACATTAGTTTTTGCAGATGTGGCGATTGTTTAATATATTTTGCATCTACAAGTTCAGTCTTGGGCGAATCTACATAAACTACTAAATTACTTACCATCTTGTCGGTGTTCTTCTGTGCGCTCAACGCCAGTAACATAAATGGGTGGCAATTCTTGATTAAACTCTAAATAAACTGTTGTATTTGACTTTTATTATTTTTTTGTCAGTCACTTTACCCAAATTAAATGTGAGACAAAAGTACAAAGACGCAAAGGCTTGCTTTGCGTCTATAGAGGTTCTCAGGTGAGATAATCAGTTGCTTTTAGGTAAAGTATCTCCAGGACCGGCGGTAACAATCACCAGATTCTCAGGCTTAATTAACTGCTTGATTACCTGTTGCACCTGAGCCATAGTCACTGCTTGAATGCGGTTGGGAAATTCGCGAATTTCCGCTGGAGAAAGCCCCAAGACAGCATTGTTCAAAATGATGCTAGCTACTTCACTGGGATTAGCTAAATCCACAGGATAGCTGTTGGTAATTGAGCGTTTTGCTGTGTTGAATTCTGCCTCGGTGACGCCTTGGTCTCGTAACTGTTGGAGTAAAGCGATCGTGCTGGCGATCGCTTTTTGACTATCTCCTGGTGCTGTTTGCATCTGAATCAAGAACGGGCCAGGATTGATTCCCGCAGCAAACCCACTATATATACCGTAAGTCAAACCCAGGCGATCGCGAATTTCTGTACCCAAGCGACTCGATAAAGTATCACCACCCAAAATCTGATTCAGCACCAATGCCGCATAGTAGCGTGGATCTTTGCGGGAAATGCCATTGTAACCGAGATAGGTAACAGCTTCTGCCTTACCGGGAATCACGGGATTCAGGCGTGTCAAAGTTGCCGGAATTTGCACGGAAGGCAAGTTGAGAACTGGCGGTTTACCCGTGGCTGACCATTTGCCGAATTCCTGATTGAGCAAAGCTTTCACCTCAACAGGATTAAAATCTCCCACCAGGGTGAGCGTTGTAGTATCCGGTCGATAGTGTTCTTGGTAGAAGCGCCGCAAATCATCGCGAGTAATACTCTTTAAACTCTCGCTAGTAGGAAAGCTATGAAAGGGATGATTTTCTGGGTAAATTGCTTGCTGAAATACCCGTCTTCCCAGTCCTCTGGGGTCATCTAGCTGATATTTGAGACTCGTCAAGGCCCGCTGACGACTCAATTCCAACTGGTCAGCGGGGAAAGTGGCGTGTTGCAACACATCTGCCAGGGTTTGGATTAATATCGGTAAGTTGACTGACAGTCCCTGAGCGCTAATATCAACTCCTTCCCGATTTGCAGCGAATTCTAAATCGGCTCCTCGGTCTTCTAAGGTTTTCGCTAAAGTCAAAGCATCTTTAGTCTGTGTCCCATTGATTAAGTTGTTAGCAGTTAAGTTTGCTAATCCAGCTTTTTGATTACCATCAAACTCATTGCCGGCGTCAATTTGCCCGCTGAGGTTAACGACGGGGAGACTAGAGTCAGGTAATAGCAGCACCTGCAAGCCATTATTCAGGGTAAATTGCTCTGGTAAAGTTTGTTTGCTGCTATCTGTAGTTGATGTGGGGGGTGGTAGATATTTAGCAAGTTCTGCTGGGTCTACAGGCTTACCAGGGCTAAAATTTTCTACAGTCCGATCAGCACCAGCGCTGGAAGTGCCTGGTTTACCGTCTGCTTGGGTTGGTTCAAAGAAACCGACGGTTTTTTTGGCAGGGTTGAGGTAAGTTTTAGCTACTCGCTGTACATCTGCTGGGGTAACATTGGCGATCGCCGCTAAATACTTTTCGATAAAATGATAATCTCCAGCAGTCGTTTGGTTATACCCCAATTGACTAGCTTGACTGGTAATATCCTGATTTCCCAGGACGAAAGAAGCTTGCAGTTGTGTTTTTGCTCGCTCTAATTCTTCCGAAGTGACTGGTTGCTGTTGCAGGTTTGCCAAAGTTGCCTGAATTACCTGGTCAATCTTGCTTAACTCTTGACCAGGAGCCGCAGTGGCATTAATTTCATACCAACCCGGTTCGATCAGTTCAGCTGCACCACCACTAACTGAACTAGCGAGTCCAGATTCCACCACAGCTTGATAAAGTCGCGAACTGCGTCCACCTGTGAGAATGGCATCCATCACATCGATTGCTGGGACATCAGGATGGTTAATATCAGGGAGGGGATAGACAGCTTGGAGTATTGCAGTACTTCCCGGCTGTTTCAGCAAGATTGGCTTTTTCGGAGTCGCAGCAGTTGCAGTTACAGAAGCTTTAACAGTTGGTGTTTTAGCTCGTTGTGGCACTTTCCCAAAAGTGTCTTTGACAACTTTTAGTAGGGATTTTGTGTCAAAGTCCCCCGTAACTACCAAAGTGGCGTTTTCTGGGCTGTAATAGGTTTGGTAATAATTCCGCACCTGCTCCAATGTAAATTTCTCCACATCAGCTTTTGTGCCTCCCACTGGTAAACCGTAGGGGTGGTTAGGAAAAGCCGCTCGCATGACTGCGCGATCTAAACGATAGCCTGGTGAATTCTCATAGCCTTGCAACTCCGAGATCACCACCCGCTTCTCGCTTGCCAGTTGCTCAGGATTAATTAAAGCATTTTTCATGCGATCGCTTTCCAGTATCAGCAGCGCATCTAATTTATCTCGCTGCACCGTGCCAAAATAAGCCGTTTCATCATAGCTAGTAAAAGCATTGAACTGACTACCCAAAGCACTAAACAACCGCCCAAATTGCACCGGACGGTCAGTAGTCCCCTTAAACATCAAATGTTCCAATTGGTGAGAAATGCCGTTAATTCCCGGTCCTTCATTGCGGGAACCAACCTTATACCAAACCTGCACACTCACCACAGGAGCGGTATGTACTTCTTTAGTGAGTACTGTTAAATTATTGTCTAATACTGTTTTTTGCACCCCTTGAGTGAAAGAGACACCAAGAGCGGGTGCGACTGCTGCGGGTGTGACTGCATTGGTGATTTCGCCGGAAAATGGCAAAATACTGAGGAGGAGACTGAGGCACAACCCAATAAGCATATATGAACGTATTTTCATAGCGATTTTAGAGGCAAATTTCTCAAATGCAATCCCTGAAGGTAGTTCAAAATTAAAGTTTCAAGACACTAAACAGGCTTTCCCATTTATTGTAATCGTGGAAATTTCGCGCAAAGACGCAAAGAGGCAAAGTTTTAGATTAAGCCCTGGGTGGAAATCTCACCCAGAGGAGGAGACTTGCACAGGAAGGGTTTCCCGACTTGAGGAGCCAGTGCGTTGGACGGGTTCCCCGGCTTAAAGCAACTGGCGTCAAAGTGTCCGTCGAGCAGAGGCACAGAGAGAGATTTAGAGAGCAATAGTGAATAAATGAGATGTAATCCAGATTTTGAGCCTTCCTGGGGTCACCGTGCCAAAATGGGAAAATTGTCCGCTAAGACTGAAACGCTTATCCAGCAAGCCTCTTAAACACTCATATTTCTATCTTGGTAGCGTACCAAAATCTCCCTTTTGCATAAAACAGAGTGGACTTACCTAATAAATGGTAATCGATGACAATACAGGTTCTTTTATGAAGACAAATGTAAAGGTTTAACGTTTATTTCTGCACAATTGCTATCAAAACCCCTTACGCTCTGCCGCTCAACTAAGCCGTTAGGCTGACTATCAGTCAAACAAAAAACTGGATAACAAAGATGAAACCCTCACGCAAATCTATGTTCTTTAATTTGTT includes the following:
- a CDS encoding M16 family metallopeptidase, translated to MKIRSYMLIGLCLSLLLSILPFSGEITNAVTPAAVAPALGVSFTQGVQKTVLDNNLTVLTKEVHTAPVVSVQVWYKVGSRNEGPGINGISHQLEHLMFKGTTDRPVQFGRLFSALGSQFNAFTSYDETAYFGTVQRDKLDALLILESDRMKNALINPEQLASEKRVVISELQGYENSPGYRLDRAVMRAAFPNHPYGLPVGGTKADVEKFTLEQVRNYYQTYYSPENATLVVTGDFDTKSLLKVVKDTFGKVPQRAKTPTVKASVTATAATPKKPILLKQPGSTAILQAVYPLPDINHPDVPAIDVMDAILTGGRSSRLYQAVVESGLASSVSGGAAELIEPGWYEINATAAPGQELSKIDQVIQATLANLQQQPVTSEELERAKTQLQASFVLGNQDITSQASQLGYNQTTAGDYHFIEKYLAAIANVTPADVQRVAKTYLNPAKKTVGFFEPTQADGKPGTSSAGADRTVENFSPGKPVDPAELAKYLPPPTSTTDSSKQTLPEQFTLNNGLQVLLLPDSSLPVVNLSGQIDAGNEFDGNQKAGLANLTANNLINGTQTKDALTLAKTLEDRGADLEFAANREGVDISAQGLSVNLPILIQTLADVLQHATFPADQLELSRQRALTSLKYQLDDPRGLGRRVFQQAIYPENHPFHSFPTSESLKSITRDDLRRFYQEHYRPDTTTLTLVGDFNPVEVKALLNQEFGKWSATGKPPVLNLPSVQIPATLTRLNPVIPGKAEAVTYLGYNGISRKDPRYYAALVLNQILGGDTLSSRLGTEIRDRLGLTYGIYSGFAAGINPGPFLIQMQTAPGDSQKAIASTIALLQQLRDQGVTEAEFNTAKRSITNSYPVDLANPSEVASIILNNAVLGLSPAEIREFPNRIQAVTMAQVQQVIKQLIKPENLVIVTAGPGDTLPKSN